From the Corythoichthys intestinalis isolate RoL2023-P3 chromosome 13, ASM3026506v1, whole genome shotgun sequence genome, one window contains:
- the cdc123 gene encoding translation initiation factor eIF2 assembly protein: protein MFDLIIILLHQAPEFPDFTAKVLQAVNSLGGRVFPKLNWSAPKDANWIALNSSLQCQTLSEIFLLFKSSDFITHDLTQPFLHCNDQDSPDPVIRYELVLRKWTISQRDYTQYYPHILKQEESIIHAIQDFFSQHIQYRFLDDDFVLDVYRDSQGRVWLIDLNPFGKVTDSLLFTWEELTSGGEIIQPQDRPAFRYTTSDVTVQPSPCLSYRIPRDFVDLSTGEDAYKLVDFLKLQKKQQEDDEDETTQQS from the exons ATGTTCGATTTGATCATCATACTTCTCCACCAGGCACCTGAATTCCCAGATTTCACTGCCAAAGTGCTCCAAGCTGTCAATTCCCTGGGTGGTCGTGTATTCCCCAAACTGAATTGGAGTGCCCCAAAG GATGCCAACTGGATTGCACTCAACAGTTCCCTTCAGTGTCAGACCCTGAGTGAAATATTTCTTCTCTTCAAAAGCTCGGACTTCATCACTCATGACCTCACGCAGCC ATTTCTTCACTGCAATGACCAGGATTCCCCTGATCCTGTTATCCGCTATGAG ctgGTCCTAAGAAAGTGGA CAATCAGCCAAAGAGACTACACTCAGTATTATCCGCACATCTTGAAGCAGGAGGAGTCCATCATTCATGCAATCCAAGATTTTTTTAGCCAACACATCCAGTATCGCTTCTTGGATGATGACT TTGTATTGGACGTGTACAGAGATAGCCAG GGAAGAGTGTGGCTCATTGATTTGAACCCATTCGGCAAGGTCACTGACTCACTTCTGTTTACCTGGGAGGAGCTTACATCCGGTGGAGAAATCATCCAGCCACAG GACCGTCCGGCTTTCCGCTACACCACTAGCGACGTGACGGTGCAGCCCAGTCCCTGTTTGAGCTACCGTATTCCGCGTGATTTCGTTGATCTTTCCACCGGGGAGGACGCTTACAAGCTGGTTGactttctaaagctg CAGAAAAAGCAACAGGAGGACGATGAAGATGAGACAACACAGCAGAGTTGA